Proteins from one Sabethes cyaneus chromosome 2, idSabCyanKW18_F2, whole genome shotgun sequence genomic window:
- the LOC128738318 gene encoding uncharacterized protein LOC128738318 has protein sequence MVAVNDTIATTAMEGETASVASEIEAGTTAPSNAPSLMAGEIMNALRRELEKRRLERQQQIDERRDNFLKNLQDLSFRRREYELRLQERMQTSAEQRTARRNEIEARRVGRIPTREQDRVLMLRQQRMQQSEPNDAENEVDSTAGEVAPSPPDVLRSIVLIEEASGNVRLVDLGTREGRELAARVTGRMENENERREEMDKLRLKMGQL, from the coding sequence ATGGTAGCAGTTAATGACACTATAGCAACTACAGCAATGGAAGGGGAAACAGCAAGTGTGGCCAGCGAAATAGAAGCCGGAACTACGGCACCTTCAAATGCTCCTTCTCTAATGGCTGGTGAAATAATGAACGCGCTGAGGCGAGAACTAGAAAAAAGGCGCTTAGAGCGTCAGCAGCAAATCGACGAACGCCGGGACAATTTCCTGAAGAACTTGCAGGATCTGAGTTTTCGTCGCAGAGAATATGAGCTTCGACTTCAGGAACGGATGCAAACTTCGGCAGAGCAGCGCACAGCTCGTCGGAATGAAATTGAGGCTCGCCGTGTTGGCAGAATCCCCACTAGAGAGCAGGACAGAGTCCTCATGCTACGGCAGCAACGGATGCAACAGTCGGAACCAAATGACGCCGAGAACGAAGTTGACAGCACCGCTGGTGAAGTAGCTCCTTCGCCGCCCGATGTTCTCCGCAGTATTGTTTTGATTGAGGAAGCTAGCGGAAACGTGCGGCTTGTGGACCTTGGCACTCGAGAAGGTCGCGAGCTTGCCGCTCGAGTGACTGGTCGGAtggaaaatgaaaacgaaaggaGAGAAGAGATGGACAAATTGAGACTGAAAATGGGGCAATTGTAG